From Fragaria vesca subsp. vesca unplaced genomic scaffold, FraVesHawaii_1.0 scf0513181, whole genome shotgun sequence:
GAGTCTTAAGATTTTGACCATTGACCGTTGCATATTGCTGCAAAGTCTGTTCGCATCTGATGTAGCCCAATGTCTTGTTCAATTGGAAGACCTTCTTGTAGAGTGGTGTCCTACGTTGGAAAGAGTAATGGAAGCAGTGAACAAGGAGAAGACGGTTCTACCAAAACTgaagaatttggttttgaagaatCTTCCTAAGTTGTATGGTGCAATTGCTGCCGTTGATATTGAGTGTCCTTCATTGGAACGCTTGATGGTGGTGGATTGCCCCAAGCTTTTATTTTCAACCTCCTCCGATCTCTTCGAAGCCTTCAAAAGCAGGAAccagttttcattttcagcctCCACTTCTGACCCGGTCCAACTCGATGATCCACAACTATACCTAGCTCTACGTGGCAGGTATTGACGTATTTACttagtttgttcttttcttctgtattTTGTAGGGCAGCAACTCGGCAAAAAATGATTTTGATCAATTAATATCTGTGATTCAATTTGTATTCTTCTCACTCTTTTAAAACAATTGAGCTCCCACGACAGGACAGAACACGAAACACAATTAAAAtagcatttttattttcattcttatttttctttgttatcaGTAAtgtgaacaacaacaaaaaagttaaaattatGCAGAGTACTTAAAAGTTGATGattgtttagttttctttactCTAGTAAAGCAAGTTACAAACAACATTATGGACACTCCTAGaatgtttcttttctgtttaaatctataatttaatagtaattcttcttctttttttcctattttgatgCAACAGATCTTACCTATTCTGAAGTCTCTAGCTCAGCTTCTGACTTCCATTGCAGGAAGTAACCAAGTTCAACTCTATTTCTTTGTCCAGGTATGTTGTGTGATCAActgaatattttattttcttttcattgaatGGTAGATTTCTTGTGATGCCATAGAAACTAAAAATGTCACCTTTTTCTAAGATAATGGAGTTCTCATAATTCATTTGCTTTCCCAATCTTCTGTGTACGTATTAGTGATTCTGTGCAACAAGCAAATTTtaacttcaattttctttttcgcttctatattcttatttttcctGTTATAATTCGTCATTATCAATCATTTCTTGGACAATAAATTGATTGTTGGACAAATCCAGCACTTGGATACTagatgagagagaaagtaCTGGAAGCTCCCCAGAAAGAAGGTTAGAGCTCAAATCAAGAACCTCAAGATGAGTCAAGGACAAGAAGGAAGCAACACTTTAATGTAGGAAATTTTGGGAGAGATTCAAGTGGGTGAGATGTGTGAGATTTTCAAGTGCTAgttttgatgaagaaaatgtAATACCTTGTTTGAGTGTGAGGCCATCGGAGGGCAATGAGATACGGGTGACCCAACCAGCCGCATCGCAGTTGATGCCTTGCCAGCGGAAGTCCAGTTTaaggaagagggagaagaaagagcCAGAGCAAAGGACAAGAGAGAAGTATGTTCAGTTGGGTTGCATGCAT
This genomic window contains:
- the LOC101307085 gene encoding uncharacterized protein LOC101307085 yields the protein MFQSLKILTIDRCILLQSLFASDVAQCLVQLEDLLVEWCPTLERVMEAVNKEKTVLPKLKNLVLKNLPKLYGAIAAVDIECPSLERLMVVDCPKLLFSTSSDLFEAFKSRNQFSFSASTSDPVQLDDPQLYLALRGRSYLF